Genomic segment of Methanolobus mangrovi:
AGTGGCAAAAGAGCAGCAAAGAATAACTGTCAAAGTAAACAGGCGAAGATATGGTAAAGAAGTAACGGTAGTAGATGGTCTTGATGCCCATGAAATTGATCTTCATGAACTTTCAACTTACCTCAAGTCCAAATTTGCATGTGGTGGGACAGTAAAAGGAAATTCGGTAGAATTGCAGGGTAATCACCTGAGCCGTATGAAGGCCGTTCTTATCGAAAGAGGATTTTCCCCCGATCAGATAAAAAACTAATTTTATTCTCTCTTATGTGTGGAATGTCCACACATTTTCTTGCAGGATGTTTTCTGCCTGATTCTAACCATTCAGCATGCTTTGCTGAAGGATATTTATTTATTGTACATCTTCTCTACTAATTATGGATATTATGAAGCGGATCTATATGGACCACAGTGCGACCACTCGTGTGGACTCTCTGGTGGTTGATGCCATGTTACCTTATTTTAGTGAGATGTTTGGAAACTCGTCAAGTTTG
This window contains:
- the yciH gene encoding stress response translation initiation inhibitor YciH is translated as MSSEMCSVCGLPKELCICEEVAKEQQRITVKVNRRRYGKEVTVVDGLDAHEIDLHELSTYLKSKFACGGTVKGNSVELQGNHLSRMKAVLIERGFSPDQIKN